A single region of the Camelus dromedarius isolate mCamDro1 chromosome 21, mCamDro1.pat, whole genome shotgun sequence genome encodes:
- the PRG4 gene encoding proteoglycan 4 isoform X1 — translation MDWKMLPIYLLLLPSVFLIQQVSSQDISSCAGRCGEGYSRDAICNCDYNCQHYMECCPDFKKVCTMELSCKGRCFESFARGRECDCDSDCKKYGKCCSDYETFCASVHNPTSPSSSKTAPPPPGASQTMKSTNKCSPKSPNKKKTKKVIESEEITEEHSVSENQESSSSSSSSSSTIRKVKSSKNSSANRKLKKKPKVKDKKRRPPKRKPTPEPPGVEAGSGLDSGDFKLTPTPDIPTTQRNKVTPTPKITTLKPTIPKPSLPPNSDTTKETSSIANKETTVETKETSSTKKQTSPSVKEKTKESGSAEKTPTEDFAPTPEVTTSKPKEPAPTTTKEPAPTTPKEPAPTTPKEPAPTTPKEPAPTTTKEPAPTTPKEPAPTSTKEPAPTTTKEPAPTTPKEPAPTTTKEPEPTTPKEPAPTTPEEPAPTTTKEPAPTSTKEPVPTSTKEPAPTTTPKEPAPTTPEEPAPTTTKEPAPTTPKEPAPTTPKEPAPTTTTKEPAPTTPKEPAPTTPKEPAPTTPEEPAPTTTKEPAPTTPKEPAPTSTKEPAPTTPEEPAPTTTKEPAPTTTKEPAPTTPKEPAPTTTKEPAPTTTKEPAPTTPKEPAPTPKEPAPTTPEEPAPTTPKEPAPTTTKEPAPTTTKEPAPTPPKEPAPTPKEPAPTTTEEPAPTTPKEPAPTTTKEPPAPTTTKEPAPTTPEEPAPTTTKEPAPTTPKEPAPTTPKEPAPTPKEPAPTTPEEPAPTSTKEPAPTTTTKEPAPTTPKEPAPTPKEPAPTTPKEPAPTTPKEPAPTPKEPAPTTPKEPAPTTPKEPAPTLPKEPAPTPKKPAPTTPKEPAPTPKEPAPTTTKEPAPTSPKEPAPTTPKEPASTSPKEPAPATSREPVPTTPKELTPSSPETPAPTASEASTSTTTTEPSTTPKKPAQSTPEFPVESTPKALENRPKEPTVPTIKSPQVTEPEITPTAKEKATAKDIQLSETTTASPKTVTETATKTEEKTTESRITSTTTQVTSTATEDTTTSSKITPKATLAPKVMTATKKTTGKAVSKPEQTTATPKGTATSSKVTTPKPQKPTKAPRKPTSTRKPKTPKVKKPKTTPAPPKTTTSAMPTSSPTSLAEATFQSTTSPNLTPKPEIIEVNPENEGADAAEGEKPHVIPRPPVLTPIVIPGSDFIVRGPSQGIGISPMFPDETNLCNGRPVDGMTTLRNGTLVAFRGHYFWMLNPFSPPSPPRRITEVWGIPSPIDTVFTRCNCEGKTFFFKDSQYWRFTNDIKDAGYPKLISKGFGGLHGKIVAALSIAKYKSRPESVYFFKRGGSIQQYTYKQEPIKKCTGRRPAINYPVYGAMTQVRRRRFERATGPSQILHTIRIHHSPIRVSYQDKGFLHNEVKVSMLWRGLPNLVTSAISLPSVRKPDGYDYYAFSKDQYYNLDEPSRTARAIIVRPGQTLSTVWYNCP, via the exons ATGGACTGGAAAATGCTTCCCATTTACTTGTTGCTGCTGCCTTCTGTTTTCTTGATTCAGCAAGTTTCTTCTCAAG ATATATCAAGCTGTGCAGGGAGATGTGGGGAAGGGTATTCTAGAGATGCCATCTGCAACTGTGATTATAACTGTCAACACTACATGGAGTGCTGCCCCGACTTCAAGAAAGTCTGCACGATGG AGCTTTCCTGTAAAGGCCGCTGCTTCGAGAGCTTTGCAAGAGGGAGGGAGTGCGACTGTGACTCAGACTGTAAGAAGTACGGCAAGTGCTGCTCCGATTATGAGACCTTTTGT GCCTCGGTGCATAATCCCACATCACCATCATCTTCAAAGACTGCACCTCCGCCTCCAGGAGCATCTCAAACCATGAAGTCAACAAACAAATGTTCACCCAAATCACCAAACAAGAAGAAGACTAAGAAAGTTATAGAATCAGAGGAAATTACGGAAG aacattctgtttctgaaaatcaagagtcttcctcctcctcttcctcttcctcttcaacTATTCGGAAAGTCAAGTCTTCTAAAAATTCATCTGCtaatagaaaattaaagaagaaaccCAAAG TAAAAGACAAGAAGAGAAGACCTCCTAAAAGGAAACCTACCCCAGAGCCACCAGGTGTAGAAGCTGGAAGTGGGCTGGACAGTGGTGACTTCAAGCTCACCCCAACTCCTGACATTCCTACCACCCAACGTAACAAAGTTACCCCAACTCCCAAAATTACAACTCTAAAACCAACAATTCCTAAACCCAGTCTTCCACCTAATTCTGATACAACCAAAGAGACTTCTTCAATAGCCAATAAGGAGACAACAGTTGAAACTAAGGAGACTTCTTCAACAAAGAAGCAGACCTCACCTAGTGTAAAAGAGAAGACTAAAGAGTCGGGAAGTGCAGAGAAAACACCTACTGAAGATTTTGCACCCACGCCTGAAGTTACTACATCTAAACCCAAA gagcctgcacccaccaccaccaaggagcctgcacccaccacccccaaggagccagctcccaccacccccaaggAGCCTGCACCCACCACCCCCAAGGAGCCagctcccaccaccaccaaggagCCTGCACCCACCACCCCCAAGGAGCCTGCACCCACCAGCACCAAGGAGcctgctcccaccaccaccaaggagcctgctcccaccacccccaaggagccagctcccaccaccaccaaggagCCTGAACCCACCACCCCCAAGGAACCAGCTCCCACCACCCCTGAGGAGcctgctcccaccaccaccaaggagCCTGCACCCACCAGCACCAAGGAGCCTGTACCCACCAGCACCAAGGAACCagctcccaccaccacccccaaggAGCCTGCTCCCACCACCCCTGAGGAGcctgctcccaccaccaccaaggagcctgctcccaccacccccaaggAGCCTGCACCCACCACCCCCAAGGAACcagctcccaccaccaccaccaaggagcctgctcccaccacccccaaggagccagctcccaccacccccaaggAGCCTGCTCCCACCACCCCTGAGGAGcctgctcccaccaccaccaaggagcctgctcccaccacccccaaggAGCCTGCACCCACCAGCACCAAGGAGCCAGCTCCCACCACCCCTGAGGAGCCTgcacccaccaccaccaaggagcctgctcccaccaccaccaaggagccagctcccaccacccccaaggagcctgctcccaccaccaccaaggagcctgcacccaccaccaccaaggaACCTGCACCCACCACCCCCAAGGAACCAGCTCCTACCCCCAAGGAGCCTGCTCCCACCACCCCTGAGGAGcctgctcccaccacccccaaggagccagctcccaccaccaccaaggagcctgcacccaccaccaccaaggaGCCTGCACCCACCCCCCCCAAGGAACCAGCTCCTACCCCCAAGGAGCCAGCTCCTACCACCACCGAGGAGcctgctcccaccacccccaaggagccagctcccaccaccaccaaggagCCT cctgctcccaccaccaccaaggagCCAGCTCCCACCACCCCCGAGGAGCCTgcacccaccaccaccaaggaGCCTGCACCCACCACCCCCAAGGAACCTGCACCCACCACCCCCAAGGAACCAGCTCCTACCCCCAAGGAGCCAGCTCCCACCACCCCTGAGGAGCCTGCACCCACCAGCACCAAGGAGCcagctcccaccaccaccaccaaggagcctgctcccaccacccccaaggAACCAGCTCCTACCCCCAAGGAGCCagctcccaccacccccaaggAGCCTGCACCCACCACCCCCAAGGAACCAGCTCCCACCCCCAAGGAACCagctcccaccacccccaaggagccagctcccaccacccccaaggAACCAGCTCCCACCCTCCCCAAGGAACCAGCTCCCACCCCCAAGAAGCCagctcccaccacccccaaggAACCAGCTCCCACCCCCAAGGAGCCagctcccaccaccaccaaggagCCTGCTCCCACCAGCCCCAAGGAGCCTGCACCCACCACCCCCAAGGAGCCAGCTTCTACCAGCCCCAAGGAGCCTGCACCTGCTACCTCCAGGGAACCTGTACCCACCACCCCCAAGGAACTCACTCCAAGTTCTCCTGAGACACCTGCTCCAACCGCCTCAGAGGCCTCTACTTCAACTACTACCACGGAGCCTTCTACTACTCCCAAGAAACCTGCTCAATCAACTCCCGAGTTTCCAGTGGAATCCACACCAAAGGCTCTTGAAAACCGTCCTAAGGAGCCTACTGTACCTACAATCAAGTCTCCTCAAGTGACCGAGCCTGAAATAACTCCAACAGCTAAAGAGAAGGCCACAGCAAAAGACATACAGTTGTCGGAAACGACAACTGCCTCACCTAAGACTGTAACAGAGACAGCaactaaaacagaagaaaagaccaCTGAGTCCAGAATAACAAGTACAACCACACAAGTAACATCTACCGCAACTGAAGATACCACAACATCCTCCAAAATTACTCCTAAAGCAACTCTCGCACCCAAAGTCATGACTGCAACAAAAAAGACAACCGGAAAGGCTGTGAGCAAACCTGAACAAACAACAGCTACACCAAAAGGTACAGCCACTAGTTCTAAAGTGACAACTCCTAAACCCCAAAAGCCAACCAAAGCACCCAGAAAGCCCACTTCTACCAGAAAGCCAAAAACACCCAAAGTGAAAAAACCGAAGACCACACCAGCTCCCCCAAAGACGACGACGTCAGCAATGCCTACATCGAGCCCTACCTCTTTAGCAGAAGCCACGTTCCAAAGCACCACCAGCCCTAACCTGACTCCCAAACCAGAAATAATTGAAGTAAATCCAGAGAATGAAGGTGCAGATGCTGCTGAAGGAGAAAAACCTCACGTGATTCCCAGGCCCCCTGTGTTAACTCCTATAGTGATTCCAGGCTCTGATTTCATAGTGAGAGGACCCAGTCAAGGCATTGGCATCAGCCCCATGTTTCCAG ATGAGACTAATTTATGCAACGGTAGGCCAGTAGATGGAATGACTACTTTGCGCAATGGGACATTAGTTGCATTTCGAG GTCATTATTTCTGGATGCTAAATCCGTTCAGTCCACCATCTCCACCTCGTAGAATTACTGAAGTTTGGGGCATTCCCTCCCCCATTGATACTGTTTTTACTAGATGCAattgtgaaggaaaaactttcttctttaag GATTCTCAGTATTGGCGTTTCACCAATGATATAAAAGATGCAGGGTATCCTAAACTGATTTCCAAAGGATTTGGAGGACTACATGGAAAAATAGTGGCAGCTCTCTCAATAGCTAAGTACAAGAGCAGACCTGAATCTGTGTATTTTTTCAAGAGAG GTGGCAGCATTCAGCAGTATACTTATAAACAGGAACCCATCAAAAAGTGCACTGGAAGAAGGCCTGCTATAAATTATCCAGTGTATGGAGCAATGACACAGGTCAGGAGACGTCGCTTTGAACGTGCGACAGGACCTTCTCAAATTTTACACACCATCCGAATTCACCATTCACCCATCAGAGTCTCTTATCAAGACAAAG GTTTCCTCCATAATGAAGTTAAAGTGAGCATGCTGTGGAGAGGACTTCCAAATCTGGTTACTTCAGCTATATCACTGCCCAGTGTCAGAAAACCAGATGGCTATGATTACTATGCCTTTTCTAAAG aTCAATATTATAACCTTGATGAGCCTAGCAGGACAGCAAGAGCCATTATTGTTCGTCCTGGGCAGACCTTATCCACTGTCTGGTACAACTGTCCTTAG
- the PRG4 gene encoding proteoglycan 4 isoform X4 — MDWKMLPIYLLLLPSVFLIQQVSSQDISSCAGRCGEGYSRDAICNCDYNCQHYMECCPDFKKVCTMELSCKGRCFESFARGRECDCDSDCKKYGKCCSDYETFCEEVKDKKRRPPKRKPTPEPPGVEAGSGLDSGDFKLTPTPDIPTTQRNKVTPTPKITTLKPTIPKPSLPPNSDTTKETSSIANKETTVETKETSSTKKQTSPSVKEKTKESGSAEKTPTEDFAPTPEVTTSKPKEPAPTTTKEPAPTTPKEPAPTTPKEPAPTTPKEPAPTTTKEPAPTTPKEPAPTSTKEPAPTTTKEPAPTTPKEPAPTTTKEPEPTTPKEPAPTTPEEPAPTTTKEPAPTSTKEPVPTSTKEPAPTTTPKEPAPTTPEEPAPTTTKEPAPTTPKEPAPTTPKEPAPTTTTKEPAPTTPKEPAPTTPKEPAPTTPEEPAPTTTKEPAPTTPKEPAPTSTKEPAPTTPEEPAPTTTKEPAPTTTKEPAPTTPKEPAPTTTKEPAPTTTKEPAPTTPKEPAPTPKEPAPTTPEEPAPTTPKEPAPTTTKEPAPTTTKEPAPTPPKEPAPTPKEPAPTTTEEPAPTTPKEPAPTTTKEPPAPTTTKEPAPTTPEEPAPTTTKEPAPTTPKEPAPTTPKEPAPTPKEPAPTTPEEPAPTSTKEPAPTTTTKEPAPTTPKEPAPTPKEPAPTTPKEPAPTTPKEPAPTPKEPAPTTPKEPAPTTPKEPAPTLPKEPAPTPKKPAPTTPKEPAPTPKEPAPTTTKEPAPTSPKEPAPTTPKEPASTSPKEPAPATSREPVPTTPKELTPSSPETPAPTASEASTSTTTTEPSTTPKKPAQSTPEFPVESTPKALENRPKEPTVPTIKSPQVTEPEITPTAKEKATAKDIQLSETTTASPKTVTETATKTEEKTTESRITSTTTQVTSTATEDTTTSSKITPKATLAPKVMTATKKTTGKAVSKPEQTTATPKGTATSSKVTTPKPQKPTKAPRKPTSTRKPKTPKVKKPKTTPAPPKTTTSAMPTSSPTSLAEATFQSTTSPNLTPKPEIIEVNPENEGADAAEGEKPHVIPRPPVLTPIVIPGSDFIVRGPSQGIGISPMFPDETNLCNGRPVDGMTTLRNGTLVAFRGHYFWMLNPFSPPSPPRRITEVWGIPSPIDTVFTRCNCEGKTFFFKDSQYWRFTNDIKDAGYPKLISKGFGGLHGKIVAALSIAKYKSRPESVYFFKRGGSIQQYTYKQEPIKKCTGRRPAINYPVYGAMTQVRRRRFERATGPSQILHTIRIHHSPIRVSYQDKGFLHNEVKVSMLWRGLPNLVTSAISLPSVRKPDGYDYYAFSKDQYYNLDEPSRTARAIIVRPGQTLSTVWYNCP, encoded by the exons ATGGACTGGAAAATGCTTCCCATTTACTTGTTGCTGCTGCCTTCTGTTTTCTTGATTCAGCAAGTTTCTTCTCAAG ATATATCAAGCTGTGCAGGGAGATGTGGGGAAGGGTATTCTAGAGATGCCATCTGCAACTGTGATTATAACTGTCAACACTACATGGAGTGCTGCCCCGACTTCAAGAAAGTCTGCACGATGG AGCTTTCCTGTAAAGGCCGCTGCTTCGAGAGCTTTGCAAGAGGGAGGGAGTGCGACTGTGACTCAGACTGTAAGAAGTACGGCAAGTGCTGCTCCGATTATGAGACCTTTTGTGAGGAAG TAAAAGACAAGAAGAGAAGACCTCCTAAAAGGAAACCTACCCCAGAGCCACCAGGTGTAGAAGCTGGAAGTGGGCTGGACAGTGGTGACTTCAAGCTCACCCCAACTCCTGACATTCCTACCACCCAACGTAACAAAGTTACCCCAACTCCCAAAATTACAACTCTAAAACCAACAATTCCTAAACCCAGTCTTCCACCTAATTCTGATACAACCAAAGAGACTTCTTCAATAGCCAATAAGGAGACAACAGTTGAAACTAAGGAGACTTCTTCAACAAAGAAGCAGACCTCACCTAGTGTAAAAGAGAAGACTAAAGAGTCGGGAAGTGCAGAGAAAACACCTACTGAAGATTTTGCACCCACGCCTGAAGTTACTACATCTAAACCCAAA gagcctgcacccaccaccaccaaggagcctgcacccaccacccccaaggagccagctcccaccacccccaaggAGCCTGCACCCACCACCCCCAAGGAGCCagctcccaccaccaccaaggagCCTGCACCCACCACCCCCAAGGAGCCTGCACCCACCAGCACCAAGGAGcctgctcccaccaccaccaaggagcctgctcccaccacccccaaggagccagctcccaccaccaccaaggagCCTGAACCCACCACCCCCAAGGAACCAGCTCCCACCACCCCTGAGGAGcctgctcccaccaccaccaaggagCCTGCACCCACCAGCACCAAGGAGCCTGTACCCACCAGCACCAAGGAACCagctcccaccaccacccccaaggAGCCTGCTCCCACCACCCCTGAGGAGcctgctcccaccaccaccaaggagcctgctcccaccacccccaaggAGCCTGCACCCACCACCCCCAAGGAACcagctcccaccaccaccaccaaggagcctgctcccaccacccccaaggagccagctcccaccacccccaaggAGCCTGCTCCCACCACCCCTGAGGAGcctgctcccaccaccaccaaggagcctgctcccaccacccccaaggAGCCTGCACCCACCAGCACCAAGGAGCCAGCTCCCACCACCCCTGAGGAGCCTgcacccaccaccaccaaggagcctgctcccaccaccaccaaggagccagctcccaccacccccaaggagcctgctcccaccaccaccaaggagcctgcacccaccaccaccaaggaACCTGCACCCACCACCCCCAAGGAACCAGCTCCTACCCCCAAGGAGCCTGCTCCCACCACCCCTGAGGAGcctgctcccaccacccccaaggagccagctcccaccaccaccaaggagcctgcacccaccaccaccaaggaGCCTGCACCCACCCCCCCCAAGGAACCAGCTCCTACCCCCAAGGAGCCAGCTCCTACCACCACCGAGGAGcctgctcccaccacccccaaggagccagctcccaccaccaccaaggagCCT cctgctcccaccaccaccaaggagCCAGCTCCCACCACCCCCGAGGAGCCTgcacccaccaccaccaaggaGCCTGCACCCACCACCCCCAAGGAACCTGCACCCACCACCCCCAAGGAACCAGCTCCTACCCCCAAGGAGCCAGCTCCCACCACCCCTGAGGAGCCTGCACCCACCAGCACCAAGGAGCcagctcccaccaccaccaccaaggagcctgctcccaccacccccaaggAACCAGCTCCTACCCCCAAGGAGCCagctcccaccacccccaaggAGCCTGCACCCACCACCCCCAAGGAACCAGCTCCCACCCCCAAGGAACCagctcccaccacccccaaggagccagctcccaccacccccaaggAACCAGCTCCCACCCTCCCCAAGGAACCAGCTCCCACCCCCAAGAAGCCagctcccaccacccccaaggAACCAGCTCCCACCCCCAAGGAGCCagctcccaccaccaccaaggagCCTGCTCCCACCAGCCCCAAGGAGCCTGCACCCACCACCCCCAAGGAGCCAGCTTCTACCAGCCCCAAGGAGCCTGCACCTGCTACCTCCAGGGAACCTGTACCCACCACCCCCAAGGAACTCACTCCAAGTTCTCCTGAGACACCTGCTCCAACCGCCTCAGAGGCCTCTACTTCAACTACTACCACGGAGCCTTCTACTACTCCCAAGAAACCTGCTCAATCAACTCCCGAGTTTCCAGTGGAATCCACACCAAAGGCTCTTGAAAACCGTCCTAAGGAGCCTACTGTACCTACAATCAAGTCTCCTCAAGTGACCGAGCCTGAAATAACTCCAACAGCTAAAGAGAAGGCCACAGCAAAAGACATACAGTTGTCGGAAACGACAACTGCCTCACCTAAGACTGTAACAGAGACAGCaactaaaacagaagaaaagaccaCTGAGTCCAGAATAACAAGTACAACCACACAAGTAACATCTACCGCAACTGAAGATACCACAACATCCTCCAAAATTACTCCTAAAGCAACTCTCGCACCCAAAGTCATGACTGCAACAAAAAAGACAACCGGAAAGGCTGTGAGCAAACCTGAACAAACAACAGCTACACCAAAAGGTACAGCCACTAGTTCTAAAGTGACAACTCCTAAACCCCAAAAGCCAACCAAAGCACCCAGAAAGCCCACTTCTACCAGAAAGCCAAAAACACCCAAAGTGAAAAAACCGAAGACCACACCAGCTCCCCCAAAGACGACGACGTCAGCAATGCCTACATCGAGCCCTACCTCTTTAGCAGAAGCCACGTTCCAAAGCACCACCAGCCCTAACCTGACTCCCAAACCAGAAATAATTGAAGTAAATCCAGAGAATGAAGGTGCAGATGCTGCTGAAGGAGAAAAACCTCACGTGATTCCCAGGCCCCCTGTGTTAACTCCTATAGTGATTCCAGGCTCTGATTTCATAGTGAGAGGACCCAGTCAAGGCATTGGCATCAGCCCCATGTTTCCAG ATGAGACTAATTTATGCAACGGTAGGCCAGTAGATGGAATGACTACTTTGCGCAATGGGACATTAGTTGCATTTCGAG GTCATTATTTCTGGATGCTAAATCCGTTCAGTCCACCATCTCCACCTCGTAGAATTACTGAAGTTTGGGGCATTCCCTCCCCCATTGATACTGTTTTTACTAGATGCAattgtgaaggaaaaactttcttctttaag GATTCTCAGTATTGGCGTTTCACCAATGATATAAAAGATGCAGGGTATCCTAAACTGATTTCCAAAGGATTTGGAGGACTACATGGAAAAATAGTGGCAGCTCTCTCAATAGCTAAGTACAAGAGCAGACCTGAATCTGTGTATTTTTTCAAGAGAG GTGGCAGCATTCAGCAGTATACTTATAAACAGGAACCCATCAAAAAGTGCACTGGAAGAAGGCCTGCTATAAATTATCCAGTGTATGGAGCAATGACACAGGTCAGGAGACGTCGCTTTGAACGTGCGACAGGACCTTCTCAAATTTTACACACCATCCGAATTCACCATTCACCCATCAGAGTCTCTTATCAAGACAAAG GTTTCCTCCATAATGAAGTTAAAGTGAGCATGCTGTGGAGAGGACTTCCAAATCTGGTTACTTCAGCTATATCACTGCCCAGTGTCAGAAAACCAGATGGCTATGATTACTATGCCTTTTCTAAAG aTCAATATTATAACCTTGATGAGCCTAGCAGGACAGCAAGAGCCATTATTGTTCGTCCTGGGCAGACCTTATCCACTGTCTGGTACAACTGTCCTTAG